In Streptomyces sp. NBC_00483, a single window of DNA contains:
- a CDS encoding site-2 protease family protein, giving the protein MTTATARRGDNRISPVFLGIAAITAVAGWAVWTDFASQPGFAVFLFVTGAWVVSLCLHEYAHARTALHSGDISIGAKGYLTLNPLKYTHALLSIVLPVIFVIMGGIGLPGGAVFIERGRIRGRWRHSLISAAGPLTNVLFAIVCTAPFWLDALDGVPDTFRYALGFLALLQVTAAILNFLPVPGLDGYGVIEPWLSQKVRRQVEPFAPFGLLAVFAVLWIPEINQWFFDAVDWVLAALGVHEWDTYWGLQFYRFWQGTPEIPTFTQ; this is encoded by the coding sequence ATGACCACCGCCACCGCACGCCGCGGCGACAACAGGATCAGCCCCGTCTTCCTCGGCATCGCCGCGATCACGGCGGTGGCCGGCTGGGCGGTGTGGACGGACTTCGCGTCCCAGCCGGGCTTCGCGGTGTTCCTGTTCGTGACGGGCGCCTGGGTCGTCTCGCTCTGTCTGCACGAGTACGCGCACGCGCGCACGGCGCTGCACAGCGGCGACATCTCGATCGGCGCGAAGGGCTATCTGACCCTGAACCCGCTCAAGTACACCCACGCGCTGCTCAGCATCGTGCTCCCGGTCATCTTCGTGATCATGGGCGGGATCGGACTGCCCGGCGGCGCCGTGTTCATCGAGCGGGGGCGGATCCGGGGGCGCTGGCGGCACAGCCTGATCTCGGCGGCGGGACCGCTGACGAACGTGCTGTTCGCGATCGTGTGCACGGCGCCGTTCTGGCTGGACGCGCTGGACGGGGTGCCGGACACCTTCCGTTACGCGCTCGGGTTCCTCGCCCTGCTCCAGGTCACCGCGGCGATCCTGAACTTCCTGCCGGTGCCGGGCCTGGACGGGTACGGGGTGATCGAGCCGTGGCTGTCGCAGAAGGTCCGGCGGCAGGTGGAGCCGTTCGCGCCGTTCGGTCTGCTCGCCGTGTTCGCCGTGCTGTGGATCCCGGAGATCAACCAGTGGTTCTTCGACGCGGTCGACTGGGTCCTTGCCGCGCTCGGCGTGCACGAGTGGGACACGTACTGGGGCCTGCAGTTCTACCGGTTCTGGCAGGGCACCCCGGAGATCCCGACGTTCACGCAGTAG
- a CDS encoding biliverdin-producing heme oxygenase: protein MDTPFSTLIRTASHEQHTEAETSTFMGDLLGGRLGVDAYARYTEQLWFVYRALEDGAKHLAEDPVAGPFIQPELLRVPELERDLAHLRGPDWRETVSALPQTRAYAERVAECAASWPGGYVAHHYTRYLGDLSGGQIIRDKAEKTWGFARKGDGVRFYVFEGVSNPAAFKRHYRELLDAIAVDELEKQRVVAECKAAFALNTGVFRGLGEEFRSAA, encoded by the coding sequence ATGGACACCCCGTTCTCCACTCTGATCCGCACCGCTTCGCACGAGCAGCACACGGAGGCGGAGACGTCGACGTTCATGGGTGATCTGCTCGGCGGGCGGCTCGGCGTGGACGCGTACGCGCGGTACACGGAGCAACTGTGGTTCGTTTACCGGGCACTTGAGGACGGCGCCAAGCACCTTGCCGAGGATCCGGTGGCCGGGCCGTTCATTCAGCCGGAGCTGCTGCGCGTACCCGAGCTGGAGCGCGACCTCGCACATCTGCGGGGTCCTGACTGGCGGGAGACCGTGTCCGCGCTGCCGCAGACGCGGGCGTACGCGGAGCGGGTCGCGGAGTGTGCGGCGTCCTGGCCGGGTGGGTATGTGGCGCACCACTACACGCGCTACCTGGGCGACCTCTCGGGTGGGCAGATCATCCGCGACAAGGCGGAGAAGACGTGGGGGTTCGCGCGCAAGGGGGACGGCGTGCGGTTCTACGTTTTTGAGGGCGTTTCGAACCCTGCGGCGTTCAAGCGGCACTACCGGGAGCTGCTTGATGCGATCGCCGTGGATGAGCTGGAGAAGCAGCGGGTTGTCGCCGAGTGCAAGGCGGCGTTCGCCTTGAATACGGGGGTGTTTCGCGGGCTGGGCGAAGAGTTTCGGTCGGCCGCGTGA
- a CDS encoding PhzF family phenazine biosynthesis protein, whose product MNEYGIEYDVVRVFCAPDGGEGNALGVVRDGSRLRDRDERQAFATKLGFSETVFVDDPERGVIDIYTPTARLPFAGHPCVGTAWLLDVPELVVPAGIVGARQDGEFSWVEARAEWVTGRTLRQYDSVAEVDALPVPPAGEWIYAWAWEDEAAGRVRARGFPGRGDGIVEDEATGAAALALTGRLGRALNIRQGRGSQILTAPQPGGSIEVGGRVRLA is encoded by the coding sequence ATGAACGAGTACGGCATCGAGTACGACGTGGTGCGCGTCTTCTGCGCCCCCGACGGCGGGGAGGGCAACGCGCTGGGCGTCGTCCGTGACGGCTCCCGCCTGCGCGACCGGGACGAACGGCAGGCGTTCGCCACCAAATTGGGCTTCAGCGAGACGGTCTTCGTCGACGACCCCGAGCGCGGCGTCATCGACATCTACACGCCGACCGCGCGCCTGCCGTTCGCCGGGCACCCCTGCGTCGGCACGGCCTGGCTGCTCGACGTACCGGAACTCGTCGTGCCCGCGGGGATCGTCGGGGCGCGCCAGGACGGCGAGTTCAGCTGGGTCGAGGCGCGCGCGGAGTGGGTGACCGGCCGTACGTTGCGGCAGTACGACTCCGTCGCCGAGGTCGACGCGCTGCCGGTTCCTCCGGCGGGGGAGTGGATCTACGCGTGGGCCTGGGAGGACGAGGCGGCGGGCCGGGTCAGGGCCCGCGGCTTCCCCGGCCGCGGCGACGGCATCGTGGAGGACGAGGCGACGGGAGCGGCGGCACTGGCGCTGACCGGTCGACTCGGCCGCGCCCTCAACATCCGCCAGGGCCGCGGCTCCCAAATCCTGACGGCACCCCAGCCGGGGGGTTCGATAGAGGTGGGCGGCCGGGTTCGGCTAGCTTGA
- the panB gene encoding 3-methyl-2-oxobutanoate hydroxymethyltransferase, giving the protein MQQAQQAQQTSNDQSAQNAQKSTVLYGGKGSRRVTVRDIGLAKERGEKWPMLTAYDAMTASVFDEAGIPVMLVGDSAGNCHLGYETTVPVTLDQMVLLSAAVVRGTSRALIVGDLPFGSYQEGPTQALRSAMRLVKEAGVGAVKLEGGERSHDQIKLLVDAGIPVMAHIGLTPQSVNTQGYRVQGRGEEAAQQLLRDAKAVQDAGAFAVVLELVPAELAAEVTRTLHIPTVGIGAGAGTDAQVLVWTDALGLTGGKMPRFVKQYADLRGVMSDAAKAFAEDVIGGTFPQEEHSVH; this is encoded by the coding sequence ATCCAGCAGGCCCAGCAGGCCCAGCAGACATCGAACGACCAGAGCGCGCAGAACGCCCAGAAGTCCACCGTGCTGTACGGGGGCAAGGGCTCGCGGCGGGTCACGGTCCGGGACATCGGCCTCGCCAAGGAGCGGGGCGAGAAGTGGCCCATGCTCACCGCGTACGACGCGATGACGGCGTCGGTCTTCGACGAGGCAGGCATCCCCGTGATGCTGGTCGGCGATTCGGCGGGCAACTGTCACCTCGGGTACGAGACGACGGTGCCGGTCACCCTCGACCAGATGGTGCTGCTCTCGGCGGCGGTGGTACGCGGCACGTCCCGCGCGCTGATCGTCGGTGACCTGCCCTTCGGGTCCTACCAGGAAGGGCCGACGCAGGCGCTGCGCTCGGCGATGCGGCTGGTGAAGGAGGCCGGGGTCGGGGCGGTGAAGCTGGAGGGCGGCGAGCGCTCGCACGACCAGATCAAGCTGCTCGTCGACGCCGGGATCCCGGTCATGGCGCACATCGGACTGACCCCGCAGTCGGTCAACACGCAGGGCTACCGGGTCCAGGGGCGCGGCGAGGAGGCGGCGCAGCAGTTGCTGCGCGATGCCAAGGCCGTCCAGGACGCGGGGGCGTTCGCGGTCGTCCTGGAGCTGGTTCCGGCGGAGCTCGCGGCCGAGGTGACGCGCACCCTGCACATCCCGACCGTCGGCATCGGGGCCGGGGCCGGTACGGACGCGCAGGTCCTGGTCTGGACGGACGCGCTCGGCCTCACCGGCGGGAAGATGCCGCGCTTCGTGAAGCAGTACGCGGATCTGCGGGGCGTGATGTCCGACGCGGCGAAGGCGTTTGCGGAGGACGTCATCGGCGGAACGTTCCCTCAGGAGGAGCACTCCGTCCACTGA
- the npdG gene encoding NADPH-dependent F420 reductase has protein sequence MTSTESSPSGQKAPAKDPWDLPDVSGLVVGVLGGTGPQGKGLAYRFARAGQKVILGSRAAERAQSAADELGLGIEGADNAECARRSDIVIVAVPWDGHGATLEALREDLAGKLVVDCVNPLGFDKKGAYALKPEEGSAAEQAAALLPDSRVTAAFHHLSAVLLIDPEVDEIDTDVMVLGEERADVETVQALAGRVPGMRGIFSGRLRNAHQVESLVANLISVNRRYKAHAGLRVTDV, from the coding sequence ATGACCTCTACCGAAAGCAGCCCGAGCGGCCAGAAGGCCCCGGCCAAGGACCCCTGGGACCTCCCCGACGTCTCCGGACTCGTCGTCGGCGTCCTCGGCGGAACCGGACCCCAGGGCAAGGGCCTCGCCTACCGCTTCGCCCGCGCGGGCCAGAAGGTGATCCTCGGATCCCGCGCCGCCGAGCGCGCGCAGTCCGCCGCCGACGAGCTCGGCCTCGGCATCGAGGGTGCCGACAACGCCGAGTGCGCCCGCCGCAGCGACATCGTGATCGTCGCCGTGCCGTGGGACGGCCACGGCGCCACCCTCGAAGCCCTGCGCGAGGACCTCGCGGGCAAGCTCGTCGTCGACTGCGTCAACCCGCTCGGCTTCGACAAGAAGGGCGCGTACGCCCTGAAGCCGGAGGAGGGGAGCGCGGCGGAACAGGCCGCGGCGCTGCTCCCGGACTCGCGGGTCACCGCCGCCTTCCACCACCTGTCGGCCGTGCTGCTCATCGACCCGGAGGTCGACGAGATCGACACCGACGTGATGGTGCTCGGCGAGGAGCGTGCCGACGTGGAGACGGTCCAGGCGCTCGCCGGCCGCGTCCCCGGTATGCGCGGCATCTTCTCGGGCCGCCTCAGGAACGCCCACCAGGTCGAGTCCCTGGTCGCGAACCTCATCTCGGTGAACCGCCGCTACAAGGCGCACGCGGGACTGCGCGTAACCGACGTATAG
- a CDS encoding ABC transporter permease, which yields MSATTLAAPTAAPTITIEADPKIGLSGHLRHTGALIRRNLLWIRNDPESMMDAVLMPIVFTLLFVYVFGGSIGSAMGGGQDAYVQYVIPGMVAMMSMNIAQGVGTGFNEDFQKGIMDRFRSLPIGRGSVLIAKVVVEMLRLLVATTVLMIVALLVGFDITSWAGLFGAIGLTALFGSALMWIFLTLGVVMKSAQAVQAMGFLVMMPLQFGSSIFAPTKSMPGWLQAFTDWNPISSLADACRGMMVGGPVAHDLWVTLGWTAVLTAVMAPIAIRKFTTKS from the coding sequence ATGAGTGCCACCACCCTTGCCGCTCCCACCGCGGCCCCCACGATCACCATCGAGGCCGACCCCAAGATCGGCCTGAGTGGCCATCTGCGTCACACGGGCGCGCTGATCCGCCGCAATCTGCTGTGGATCCGCAACGACCCGGAGTCGATGATGGACGCGGTCCTGATGCCGATCGTCTTCACCCTCCTGTTCGTGTACGTCTTCGGCGGCTCGATCGGCTCCGCGATGGGCGGCGGCCAGGACGCGTACGTGCAGTACGTGATCCCCGGCATGGTCGCGATGATGAGCATGAACATCGCGCAGGGCGTCGGCACCGGCTTCAACGAGGACTTCCAGAAGGGCATCATGGACCGCTTCCGGTCCCTGCCCATCGGCCGCGGATCGGTGCTCATCGCCAAGGTGGTCGTGGAGATGCTGCGGCTCCTCGTCGCCACCACGGTCCTGATGATCGTCGCGCTGCTCGTCGGATTCGACATCACCAGCTGGGCCGGTCTGTTCGGTGCCATCGGCCTGACCGCGCTGTTCGGCTCCGCCCTCATGTGGATCTTCCTGACGCTCGGCGTGGTCATGAAGAGCGCGCAGGCCGTGCAGGCCATGGGCTTCCTCGTGATGATGCCGCTGCAGTTCGGCTCGTCGATCTTCGCGCCGACCAAGTCGATGCCGGGCTGGCTGCAGGCCTTCACCGACTGGAACCCGATCTCGTCCCTCGCGGACGCCTGCCGCGGAATGATGGTCGGCGGCCCGGTCGCCCACGACCTGTGGGTGACCCTCGGGTGGACGGCAGTGCTGACGGCCGTCATGGCGCCGATCGCGATCCGTAAGTTCACCACCAAGAGCTGA
- a CDS encoding AfsR/SARP family transcriptional regulator has product MRYRILGTTQAFRDDGTAVPVGGARLRALLTVLALRPGRAVPVAFLVDEVWGEEPPADAAGALQALIGRLRRALGAEVITSSEGGYRLAAAADDVDLFRFERLTADGARALADGAPEKALDLLDDALALWRGPALADLPDRSTETTRWDTRHLDARRTRLAAYLALGRADEVLPELTSLCDAHPLDEPLQVLRLRALRSAGRGAEALAAYEGVRRGLADTLGADPGPELRALHEELLTPRGSAPDPAAQSPQGLDLAHPPQGLDGADESAALGNLPPGAAGWARRPPAQAAPTSAPAPGNLRARLTSFVGRTGDIDAIRADLGRVRLVTLLGPGGAGKTRLSQEVAEGVGTAPDGVWLAELAPVSDPAAVPEAVVSALGARETVLRGAGAEELRVAGERQGDDPLVRLVEHCEDRRLLLILDNCEHVIDAAAALADDLLAHCPGVTILATSREPLGVPGELLYPVEPLPEPYALRLFGERAAAVRPGFTVDEAPDAVGEICRRLDGLPLAIELAAARLRMLTPRQIADRLDDRFRLLTSGARTALPRQQTLRAVVDWSWDLLDEPERATLARLSVFSGGCDLSAAESVCGPDALDALASLVDKSLVVAAPEEGSGDMRYRLLETVSEYADDRLDESGERPAAERAHLTYYRELARTTDPLLRGSGQRAAIARIERDYENLRTALRHAVAARDEQEAFSLVLSLSWFWQMRDLRVDARTWTGEAAALGPDPFAGPGSPAPPIFDRCTDTPPPLTGELFEEARRQVHLCRLGYMDMEMDHWQTEVGQDRLRAVLETYRADLPQACRPPGNIWYFAVLLTGDMGRLQELAAVSTRTCRELGYDWELALVLQMRANVFANRSDWAEEGLAYADESLELFSRLGDEWGTAEALSARGEAREKLGDFEGSAADYTRAREVAHSMGAHSQAAILQVRLGQTLIEQGNIEGGEALLWESLEDGRRHTNESRPAARLFLVSHLSFTGRTVEAREQLALLRSEFRVVQIGFFHGMTIGMEAMIDTVDGHTEDAVANVRRCLDIARDPLAALVMPQLVGLHLCTAARAIVQRGGEGDAVAAARLMGAADAAMPEGHKPAVLERNWRAAAAAETRALLDEATYERAYAEGGGLSLEEATALLDD; this is encoded by the coding sequence GTGCGCTACCGCATCCTCGGCACCACCCAGGCATTCCGCGACGACGGCACGGCCGTCCCGGTCGGCGGGGCGCGGCTGCGTGCCCTGCTCACGGTGCTCGCGCTGCGGCCCGGCCGCGCCGTACCTGTCGCGTTTCTCGTCGACGAGGTGTGGGGCGAGGAGCCGCCCGCGGACGCGGCGGGTGCGCTGCAGGCGTTGATCGGGCGGCTGCGCAGGGCTCTGGGGGCGGAGGTGATCACCTCGTCCGAGGGTGGCTACCGGCTCGCCGCCGCCGCGGACGACGTCGACCTGTTCCGCTTCGAGCGGCTGACCGCCGACGGGGCGCGGGCCCTCGCGGACGGTGCCCCGGAGAAGGCGCTCGACCTTCTCGACGACGCGCTCGCGTTGTGGCGGGGGCCCGCCCTCGCCGATCTCCCGGACCGGTCGACCGAGACCACGCGGTGGGACACCCGGCACCTCGACGCCCGGCGCACGCGGCTTGCCGCGTATCTGGCGCTTGGCCGGGCGGATGAGGTGCTGCCGGAGCTGACCTCGCTCTGTGACGCGCATCCGTTGGACGAACCGTTGCAGGTCCTGCGGCTGCGGGCGTTGCGCTCCGCGGGGCGGGGGGCGGAGGCGCTGGCCGCTTACGAGGGGGTGCGGCGGGGGTTGGCGGACACGTTGGGGGCGGATCCCGGGCCGGAACTCCGAGCGTTGCACGAGGAGTTGCTCACGCCACGGGGCTCCGCCCCGGACCCCGCTGCTCAATCGCCGCAGGGGCTGGATTTGGCCCACCCGCCACAGGGGCTGGACGGTGCGGACGAGTCCGCCGCCTTGGGCAATCTGCCGCCTGGGGCGGCAGGGTGGGCAAGGCGGCCCCCGGCGCAGGCCGCACCCACTTCGGCCCCCGCCCCGGGTAACCTCCGCGCCCGGCTCACCTCGTTCGTCGGGCGCACGGGCGACATCGATGCCATCCGTGCCGATCTGGGCCGCGTGCGGCTGGTCACGCTGCTCGGGCCCGGCGGCGCGGGCAAGACGCGGCTTTCGCAGGAGGTCGCGGAGGGGGTCGGGACCGCCCCGGACGGTGTGTGGCTCGCGGAGTTGGCGCCGGTCAGTGATCCGGCCGCCGTGCCGGAGGCGGTCGTCAGTGCGCTCGGGGCCCGGGAGACCGTGCTGCGCGGCGCCGGCGCCGAAGAGCTTCGCGTCGCGGGGGAGCGGCAGGGCGACGACCCCCTCGTGCGGCTCGTGGAGCACTGCGAGGACCGCCGGCTCCTGCTGATCCTCGACAACTGCGAGCACGTCATCGACGCGGCCGCCGCCCTCGCCGACGACCTCCTCGCCCACTGCCCCGGTGTCACGATCCTGGCGACGAGCCGCGAACCCCTCGGCGTACCGGGCGAGTTGTTGTACCCGGTGGAACCGCTCCCGGAGCCGTACGCGCTGCGGCTGTTCGGCGAGCGCGCCGCCGCCGTGCGCCCCGGCTTCACCGTGGACGAGGCCCCGGACGCGGTGGGCGAGATCTGCCGCCGCCTCGACGGCCTCCCGCTCGCCATCGAACTCGCCGCGGCGCGCCTGCGCATGCTCACGCCCCGCCAGATCGCCGACCGCCTCGACGACCGATTTCGTCTCCTCACCTCCGGCGCCCGCACCGCCCTGCCCCGCCAGCAGACGCTCCGCGCGGTCGTCGACTGGTCGTGGGACCTGCTCGACGAGCCGGAGCGCGCCACCCTCGCCCGCCTCTCCGTGTTCAGCGGCGGCTGCGACCTGTCCGCGGCCGAGTCGGTCTGCGGTCCGGACGCGCTCGACGCCCTGGCCTCCCTCGTCGACAAGTCGCTCGTGGTCGCCGCCCCGGAGGAGGGCAGCGGCGACATGCGCTACCGCCTCCTCGAAACCGTCTCCGAGTACGCGGACGACCGCCTCGACGAGTCCGGGGAGCGCCCCGCCGCCGAGCGCGCCCACCTCACGTACTACCGCGAACTCGCCCGCACCACCGACCCGTTGCTCCGCGGCAGCGGCCAGCGCGCCGCCATCGCCCGGATCGAGCGGGACTACGAGAATCTGCGCACGGCCCTGCGGCACGCGGTCGCGGCGCGTGACGAGCAGGAGGCGTTCAGCCTCGTCCTGTCCCTGTCCTGGTTCTGGCAGATGCGGGACCTGCGCGTCGACGCCCGTACGTGGACGGGGGAGGCCGCGGCGCTCGGCCCCGACCCGTTCGCCGGGCCCGGCAGCCCCGCCCCGCCGATCTTCGATCGCTGCACCGACACCCCGCCCCCGCTGACCGGCGAGCTCTTCGAAGAGGCGCGCCGCCAGGTCCATCTGTGCCGGCTCGGCTACATGGACATGGAGATGGACCACTGGCAGACGGAGGTGGGCCAGGACCGGCTGCGCGCCGTCCTCGAGACCTACCGCGCCGACCTCCCGCAGGCCTGCCGCCCGCCCGGCAACATCTGGTACTTCGCCGTCCTGTTGACCGGCGACATGGGCCGGCTTCAGGAGCTCGCCGCGGTGTCCACGCGGACCTGCCGCGAGCTCGGCTACGACTGGGAGCTGGCGCTCGTCCTCCAGATGCGGGCCAACGTGTTCGCCAACCGCAGCGACTGGGCCGAGGAAGGGCTCGCGTACGCCGACGAGTCGCTGGAGCTGTTCAGTCGGCTCGGCGACGAGTGGGGGACGGCCGAGGCGCTGTCCGCGCGCGGTGAGGCGCGCGAGAAGCTCGGCGACTTCGAGGGCTCCGCCGCCGACTACACGCGCGCCCGTGAGGTCGCGCACAGCATGGGCGCCCACTCCCAGGCCGCGATCCTCCAGGTCAGGCTCGGCCAGACGCTCATCGAGCAGGGGAACATCGAGGGGGGCGAGGCGCTGCTGTGGGAGTCGCTGGAGGACGGGCGCCGGCACACCAACGAGTCCAGGCCCGCCGCCCGCCTCTTCCTCGTCTCCCATCTCTCGTTCACCGGCCGCACCGTCGAGGCCCGTGAGCAACTCGCTTTGCTGCGCAGTGAGTTCAGGGTGGTGCAGATCGGGTTCTTCCACGGCATGACCATCGGCATGGAGGCGATGATCGACACCGTCGACGGGCACACCGAGGACGCCGTCGCGAACGTACGGCGCTGCCTCGACATCGCGCGGGACCCGCTGGCCGCGCTCGTCATGCCGCAACTGGTGGGGCTGCATCTGTGCACGGCGGCCCGGGCCATCGTCCAGCGGGGCGGGGAGGGCGACGCGGTGGCCGCCGCGCGGCTCATGGGCGCGGCCGACGCGGCGATGCCCGAGGGCCACAAGCCGGCCGTACTCGAACGAAATTGGCGCGCGGCCGCCGCGGCGGAGACCCGCGCGCTGCTCGACGAGGCGACGTACGAGCGGGCATACGCAGAGGGCGGCGGCCTCTCCTTGGAGGAGGCCACCGCCCTGTTGGACGACTGA
- the map gene encoding type I methionyl aminopeptidase has product MSGQSGASSALLVPGEISPTRSVPGNIRRPEYVGKPAPTPYTGPEVQTPETVEAMRIAGRIAARAMAEAAKAIAPGVTTDELDRIAHEYMCDHGAYPSTLGYRGFQKSLCTSVNEVICHGIPDSTVLKDGDIVNLDVTAYIGGVHGDNNATYLVGDVDEESRLLVERTRESLDRAIKAVKPGRQINIIGRVIESYAKRFGYGVVRDFTGHGISSSFHSGLIIPHYDSPQATTVIQPGMTFTIEPMLTLGTYEYDMWEDGWTVVTKDRKRTAQFEHTLVVTESGTEILTLP; this is encoded by the coding sequence ATGTCTGGTCAGTCGGGGGCGTCGTCCGCCCTGCTCGTTCCGGGGGAGATCTCCCCCACCCGTTCCGTGCCCGGGAACATCCGGCGCCCCGAGTACGTCGGCAAGCCCGCGCCGACCCCGTACACGGGCCCCGAGGTGCAGACCCCGGAGACCGTCGAGGCGATGCGGATCGCCGGACGGATCGCCGCGCGGGCCATGGCGGAGGCGGCGAAGGCGATCGCCCCGGGTGTCACCACGGACGAGTTGGACCGGATCGCGCACGAGTACATGTGCGACCACGGCGCGTACCCGTCCACGCTCGGCTACCGCGGCTTCCAGAAGTCGCTGTGCACGAGCGTCAACGAGGTCATCTGCCACGGCATCCCGGACTCGACCGTCCTCAAGGACGGCGACATCGTCAACCTCGACGTCACCGCGTACATCGGCGGCGTGCACGGCGACAACAACGCCACGTACCTGGTGGGCGACGTCGACGAGGAGTCGAGGCTGCTCGTCGAGCGGACCCGTGAGTCCCTCGACCGCGCCATCAAGGCCGTCAAGCCGGGCCGCCAGATCAACATCATCGGCCGGGTCATCGAGTCGTACGCGAAGAGGTTCGGGTACGGCGTCGTGCGCGACTTCACCGGGCACGGCATCAGCTCGTCGTTCCACAGCGGCCTGATCATCCCGCATTACGACTCCCCGCAGGCCACGACCGTGATCCAGCCCGGCATGACGTTCACGATCGAGCCGATGCTCACGCTCGGCACGTACGAGTACGACATGTGGGAGGACGGCTGGACCGTCGTCACCAAGGACCGCAAGCGGACCGCCCAGTTCGAGCACACGCTCGTCGTCACGGAGAGCGGCACGGAGATCCTCACGCTGCCGTAG
- a CDS encoding ATP-binding cassette domain-containing protein: MTRIDKNSVSDRPVAVSVRGLVKHYGATKALDGVDLDVHEGTVMGVLGPNGAGKTTLVRCLSTLITPDAGTAIVAGYDAVRQPRQLRRVIGLTGQYASVDEKISGRENLYMIGRLLDLSRKDAKARADALLERFSLTDAAGRPAKTYSGGMRRRLDLAASMIGRPHVLYLDEPTTGLDPRTRNEVWEEVQSMVRDGVTVLLTTQYMEEAEQLASELTVVDHGKVIARGGIDELKAKVGGRTLRIRPADELELRPLAHAIDDMGLTGLATTTVDTHSGSVLVPVLSDKQLTAVVGAVTARGITIGSITTELPSLDEVFLSITGHKASAPEDARPELEEAAV, translated from the coding sequence ATGACGCGAATCGACAAGAACTCCGTGAGCGACCGACCGGTCGCCGTATCGGTGAGGGGACTGGTCAAGCACTACGGCGCGACCAAGGCCCTGGACGGCGTGGACCTGGACGTACACGAGGGCACCGTCATGGGTGTCCTCGGTCCGAACGGCGCCGGCAAGACCACCCTCGTCCGCTGCCTCTCCACCCTCATCACCCCCGACGCCGGCACGGCGATCGTGGCGGGCTACGACGCGGTGCGCCAGCCCCGCCAGCTGCGCCGCGTGATCGGCCTCACCGGCCAGTACGCCTCGGTCGACGAGAAGATCTCCGGCCGGGAGAACCTGTACATGATCGGGCGGCTGCTCGACCTGTCCAGGAAGGACGCCAAGGCCCGCGCCGACGCCCTGCTGGAGCGCTTCTCGCTCACGGACGCCGCCGGCCGCCCCGCGAAGACGTACTCCGGCGGTATGCGCCGCCGCCTCGACCTCGCGGCGTCGATGATCGGCCGCCCGCACGTCCTCTACCTGGACGAGCCGACGACCGGCCTCGACCCCCGTACGCGTAACGAGGTGTGGGAAGAGGTCCAGAGCATGGTGCGCGACGGCGTCACCGTCCTGCTCACCACCCAGTACATGGAGGAGGCCGAGCAGCTGGCCTCCGAGCTCACCGTCGTCGACCACGGCAAGGTCATCGCGCGGGGCGGCATCGACGAGCTCAAGGCGAAGGTCGGCGGCCGCACCCTGCGGATCCGCCCGGCCGACGAGCTGGAGCTGCGCCCGCTGGCGCACGCGATAGACGACATGGGGCTCACGGGCCTCGCCACCACCACCGTGGACACCCACTCCGGGTCCGTCCTGGTCCCCGTACTCAGCGACAAGCAGCTCACCGCCGTGGTCGGCGCGGTCACCGCGCGAGGCATCACGATCGGCTCCATCACCACCGAACTGCCCAGCCTGGACGAGGTGTTCCTGTCCATCACCGGCCACAAGGCCTCCGCCCCGGAGGACGCCAGGCCCGAACTCGAGGAGGCCGCCGTATGA